The genomic region GAGATACATGCAAGAAACATATtcaagtatatatatatgtatattgacACATGCATTTGAAAGAAGACAAACCTGGACAACGTCATCGACGCCCTTGGCCTCGTTCAAAATCCGCCTATGCTTGATTTCTAGCACACTTGCAACAACGAAAACAGCTAGTGCACTACTTTCTTCTGCATTGCCCGTCTTCACATTTTTTCTCTCAAATTTTCCATATTGCTTCAAAATCTTGTCACTTAGTGTTTGTGGAGAGGCATTTGCTTTAGCTCGTTCTGGCTCTTCGTATTTTGCAAAGATGTTTGGATTGTATTCCATTCCCCATATCAACTGGAAACAATCTATGTTATGTCATAAGTTGAGCTATCAATTTGAAGCCAAAATAAGCTCCAAACTCAATCTCATCAAGATAGTAGAAAGATGGCTCATCTACGTATAAACGAGTTTATTTATCAATGAAATTAATATTGTTAATAGCATTTTATCCTTACCTCCCAAAGATACAAAGTATCTGCGAAAGAAAATTCTCTTCGAAAAAGAACCATCAGCATGCGAAATGCAAATAGATACTCTCCACCATCTAAATCCTCTGTGAAATAAAAAGAGATGAAGCTTAAGGATTTTTTCTTGCATATTTATACAGACGCTTTTTTCCTTCATGATTGCAAGCTTTCAGGATACTTCTCCCACTGGGAGGGGCCACAAACTGCTACAGTATGAAGTTTCATAGGACACAAGTGCAGGTATATGTACAAGTATCTATCATCAAGCAACCTTTAAACACGATtaacaaagaagaaagaattcTTTACCAAAAAGATTCACTATTTAATTGAAAATTATTCACACCACTTGGAGCCATTTGAGACTGCTTCTAgtataaattaaaaagatagaaGAATCTAAACTATGGAACTATCTCGTATCGTATTAGAAGCTGGCCAAAGAAGTTTTACTGACCAAGGTGTTCGTGAAGTTTAGGATCAACTGTTTTCATTATCTGTGAGAGCGTAGCCAACTGAGATTGCACCCCCATTGAACTTGCACTGGTCCTGAAGTTCTCTCTCTGTTGGGAAAACAACAGCAGGAGAAAACACCAAAATATGAATTGATTGGGATTAAACATTTTCAATCTtcgaaaagaaaacaataaactACAGCAAACTACTAAATGATAACTTAGTGAGAAATAAGTAATTCTTCATTAGAACCAAATGTAGTAATACAATGATCAACTGTATCAGTTGAATTTCTACAAAAAGGACAACATCATTACAACAAGAAAGAAATAGGTAACTACTCCTTGAGGAATCACTTTCATTCTCATGCATGTCTCTTGTTATCTCTAGTTATCTAAAACTACTAGATGTGTGACAATATACAAGTTTTGTGAATAATATCACCAAATTGGCATGCCTATCAAGCACAATTCTAGCTCCATTAAAAAACGGTAATTATCCTCTCATGGTCAACATGAACATGAGTACATGACCTTGTCATATTCACATCTCTACCACTGATTTTTATCTTTTGAacattttttttagaataatgaaagaaacGGTGGAACTGTGAACATGACAGTCACTTTCCTGAGAGGATTCAAACACAAACAAAGCTTTcgacaaatctttttagttaaatAATTCCTCAGGAACACAAGGTTGTATTGCTACATATCAATTACTGATACCAGAAACATCTAGAACTAGCATGTTAAGGAAATTTTATTGTTCAGTACATCTAGCATACCATCCTTCGCATTGCACGATCAAAGCACCAATAGCTATCTGCTTCGTTCTCGATGAGAATAATCAAAGGTGAGCATATATCATTCATTCCTGAAAAGTAAATGTGGTCCCTTTAGAATGTCCCATTTTTGGAGCTCTTTCAACTCATCATTTGAAAATTTAGAAGAGAGAGTCTCACCTTGCACATAACCAATATCATCATCCAACCACGCATAAACTGATAGAACATCCCAAAGTTTTGCTTGATTAGCTTCACTCTCATAAAAGACAAGTGCTCGATCAGTTCGATTAACATCCAGGCCTACAATACAAATTTGTCATCACAGATGCTATTATgacaaataaattatttataaaacaaGCTTTCTTAAGAAGAAAAAAACAGCGTTAAATTATGAAACTATTATATGATGCCCTTTTCATGAGAACATCATGGAACATATGCAATCACCCTCAGAAGTCAGAACTCATGCACAAGACATTCTGATTTAAAACTCCTTATCTAAGACATAAACCTGCAGGTTCCTAGTCAATTTTGATGAATTCTCAGACTTTTATTAACAGGTTATCATTTAGGGTAGTGAAAATTATATGCAGCCATTGCTTTTTCATGAAAATTTTGATAGACGAGCAGGTTGCATATTTGCTTTAAAGTAACATCTCAAAGTTTTCCCCCTTTTCGTGAGATCACCAGGTAACCCACATGTTTGGCCCATAGGAATAGTTCACGATAGAAGGAAGCATAAGGTTATGAAGTATGAAGTATCTTCCTTGGATTAGAAGTTGCATTCTTGTCCAAGGATCAAGGTTGCTTACCACCCTGTGTTAATGACTTATCATTGTCAGTATAAGTTATATGCTATGTAAGCCAGGTTGTACCATTTCCATCACTACATATTTAATTCATTATTTTGTAAATAATTTCTTCAGGTGTTACATTAATGATATTTACATTTATGAAGAAAATTTACATGCCACTGATTTTATGATTGCAAAAGAAGAGTTAATAGACACGAGCTTTAATCTTTAGTGAAgctcaaaatttgaaatttgtaGATCTAAACTAAATAAAGCAGAATGGAAATATGTATCCACTATTTATGCAGCAGTGTATACATACCAATCTGATGTAACACTTGCATCCACTGcaaaactttcttatttgaagGTTGGACACCTATCAAAGATTTATCTATTGGGTAGCCATCCTCATCGATGAGGGGTGTTGTAATAAATTTTCCGCTACCAATCATTGGAACCATCCTTTGACATTCTGCTTTCCACATATCATACTGTCCCCTGCATAATCAATTTATAAATGATTTTATTTACTCATTTTGTTTAATTTCAGTAATTACATGGATGATATCTTTATTCCATTTATTCCACGCCCCATATTCCCATTTATTTTACACGCGCCTCTTATAACCTATATAACGAATCTTTATTTTGCGTTATCAACGTTTCTCAACGTAAACTTTTTCATACAACATaaacctctttcttcttcttcttcttcttcttcttctttttcttcttcttcttcttcttcaacctaattAAATTCGTTGTTCTCCTCTTTCGCGTTTTTCTTCTCTGCATTATAGATCTGGATTGATTCAACGCAATTATCTTTGTCGTTCATCATCTTCTTCGTTTTTTTCTTCGATCTGCACTtttgaattgaaacaatgaatgaatcaacttcaaatcagttgaatgagtgcgATTTTGATGATTCTTCTCAAACGCatcaatttgatgaggtttggattattgatTCTGAATCAAATTTAATGgaatgaaatttttaattttatttgaagtgaattgaatggactgaggtgatctacatctaaattgaattcaattgaattgataatatgtaactgtGAGTAATTGTGAGTGTCAGTAATTGTGAGTAGTAGAGTAGATGTGAGTAACTTTTCGGTTCGGTAAGTACTAAAGAGGTGGTTCATCACTTTCATATTTTCGGTTCGGTCCGTAGAAAGGAGTCTAACAAAAATTAGACCAATATGTTCTGTTTTCTTCTCTAAGCACTATATAAATGTTTCACCGTAATTAAGATTTCGGTTCACCATAACTaagatttcggttcaccatgagtactgtgttcggttcattctgcactattcaaaactcttcttcctctctAAGTAAATGTGAGTAACTTTTCGGTTCGATAAGTACTAAAGAGGTGGTTCATCACTTTCATGTTTTCAGTTCGGTCCGCAGAAAGGAGTCTAACAAAAATTAGACCAATATGTTCTGTTTTCTTCCCTAAGCACAATATAATTGTTTCACCGTAATTAAGATTTCGGTTCACCATAACTAAGATTTCGGTTTACCATGAGTACTgtattcggttcattctgcactattcaaaattcttcttcctcaccttctactgcttcttcaccagagagagaaggaggaaaagataaaaaaatacaacagcaacaataacaaaagaatgacgatagggtttcagggtttagggtttatgagttCAGGGTTCAGTGTACAGGGATTCagtgtgtttcaaactttcaGTTCACCctgtgtattaatttcggttcaccgtgttcatggttgagggtttagggtttaggggtctagggtttagggttcagggtttatggttttagggatttagggtttacggtagggttcaggatttagggtttagggtttagcatttagggttcagagttcagagttcagggtttgggttcagggtttagggtttaggttttagggtgtaggatttagggtttaggttttagggttttagggatttagggtttataggttcagggttcagtgttcagggttctgGTTTTCGTGTTTAGGGGTTCATAATTTTTTGGTAAAcaggagagcgatttggattactcttctgaaatgaatcaaactgacaaagtttgaattattcaattttgaatcgaattgaatggaatgcaattgctattttgaattgaattaaatggacggaggtgtactgaattgaattgaattaaattgataatatgtaaattgtaggcagaattatttgaatttgattttatataatggattatgtttcgttcactcagtactatacaattgtattgttttcggttcaccatgagtactgtgttcggttcattctgcagaaagctgtttgaatttgattttatataatggatatgtttcgttcactcagtactatacaattgtattatttttggttcaccatgagtactatgttcGGTTCACTATGAGTgttgtgttcggttcattctgcactattcaaaactcttcttcctcaccttctactgcttcttcaccagagagagaaggaagaaaagacaaaaaaatacagcacaacaacaacaacaaaagaatgatgataaggagaaaacacgtgaagaagaaggaacgcaaaaaaggaggagcaggaggagaaagaggaacgcgaagaagaaggcgaagaagaagaagacgctccgtgcgtaaacgagcgtgagaagaagaagaagaagaagaagaagaagaagaagaagaagaagaagaagaagaagcgtgggGGAGAAGAAGCGTTGAGCGATTTCATGTGTATTGGGCGCGTGTATTTCACGTTTTATTTAATGGTATTGGATTTTTTTAATGTTGGACCAACTTGATTATATGATTACATGGTTGTGTAGTATCCCATTTTATTATATGGAACACACATTAGAAGCATATAACTACCACCTATTTATAGATATCATAGGCGGTTATTTACAATACAACTTGGAGCTAAAACACTTTTTAAAACCTTGTAAATAATAAACTATTCCTAAGTATTGGCAATAAGAAGTTTGTGGGTGTTCCTCTTGCATGATTTCTTTTACCTTCTTTGACTTTTCAAACTTTTCAGCACATATATCAACCAATTAAAATTGAACTATTAACAAGTTGCTCTTGTCTCATGTGTTctagttattttttttatctttgtatCTATACACCTCTGACTACTTGCTTAATTAGTAATCATTCATGATAATTCTAATGTGGCTATGTAATACAagttgatttaaattttttttaatcaacatTATCTTCCTTAAATCAAACTTGCATAATTGATTATTTCTAACATCTTTTTTAACTTATAAAATATTTCGATTTTTAATAACTTTATAAATAAATATGCAACTTATTCTTCGGTAAATCAGTACTTGAtcataatttcttttttatttgccaACTCTCTGATTTTATAAAACATTAAATTTTTACAAAGTGTAATAACCGACTTGTTATCACAAAATATCGTTGTTAGAGTATTTTATTTCTCATTTAATTACTCAAGAATTCTTCTTAGCCAAACTGTTTGCGTTGCACAACTTGCTGCTGCTATGTATTTTGTTTCTGCTATAGAGAGTGCTATTACTGGTTGTTTTTTTGTGACCATAAAATTGTATCAAAATCAAGATGAAATGAAATTTCGACGTACcttttcttgtttcaatttctccAACCCAATCACTATCAGTGTAGCCGACAAGATTTACTTCATTagtattttcataaaaaataccATCATTTAAAGTACATTTGATATATCGAAGAATTCTTTTTGTCGCTTACAAATGGTGGGTACAAGGCTCCTCTATAAAACTACTAAGAAAATCAACTCCAAACACGATATCTGGTCTAATCGCAGTCAAGTACCTTAGACTTTCAATCAAACTTTTGTAATAAGTGAGATTTACTGTTCTTTCTTTATCTTCTCTTAACAACTTAAACTTTTCTTCGACTGGAGTAGGAACTGGTTTTGAATGCTTCATCTAAAAGTAAGACATCAAACACATATCTGTCATTTCAAAGTATTTTAGTATAGCCTCCCTGAATTCTACAATTATCAAATTGTTACCAATAAAAATTAAATCATCAACATAAAGACACACGATCAAGATATCTTCATATTCGGTAAACTTGATGTAAAGAGTATGCTCAAATGGACATCTTCTGAAACCATTCTTAGCAAAATAAGAATCAATCTTCTTGTATCACGCTCTTAGTACGTGATTTAATCCGTACAAAGTTTTTTTCAACCTGTAAACTTTATCTTCTTCTCCTGGAATTTCATATCCTATAAGTTGCTTAACATACACTTCTTCTTCTAAAGTTTCATTTAGAAATACAGACTTTACATCTATTTGATGTATCTTCTACTTATTTTGAACCGAGAGTGAAATAATCATACGGATATTGTCTAATCTAGCAACAGGAGCAAATACTTCAAAGTAATCGATACCTGGCTTTTGTTTGTATTCCTTAGCAACTAATCTTGCTTTGAAATGATCAACTTCACCATTGGATTTATATTTAGTTTTGTAAACCCACTTTACTCCAATCGGCTTCTTATTTGCTGGTAAATCTGCCAGCTACCATGTGTCATTCTTTTTAATGGCATGAATCTCCTCATCCATTGCTTTCTTCTAATTGTCTCTAAGGTTTCTTCAAAGTTCAATGGCTCAAAATATGAAAATAGAGCAAAATTTATGATTTTTTCATCGGACGGATCGTTGTCATTGCCAACTTTATAATATGCTAATCTAGTAGGTAATCTCCACTCTCTTTGAGGTCTTCTAGATAATTTTGGTTGTTCAATTGTGTTAGGTTGCGTTTTTCTACTTCATCACACGTATTTGAAATTACAATCGGTTGCTTTTCTGTCTTTGTTCTCCAGTCCCACATGTCTTTCTCATCAAATGTCACGTCTCTGTTGATGATCACCTTCTTTGTTTTTGGATTGTACAACTTGTGTATCTTTGAGTCTGTGCTATAGCTGATAAAGATACACTTCTTGCCTTTATTATCTAACTTTTTTCTTAATTGACCTAGAACATGGGCATAAGCAATACACTCAAATACTTTGAAATGATGAAGGGAAGGCCGCTTTCCACTCCAAACTTCTTCTGGAGTCTTAACACGAACACTCTTTGTTGGACACCTGTTCAAAATATGAACTGCTATTGCGGCTGCTTCTGCCCAACACTCTTTAGGCATTCATTTTGACTTGAGCATGCATCTGACCATATTCATGATGGTTCTGTTCTTTCTTTTAGCAACTCCATTAAGGAGTATATAT from Arachis ipaensis cultivar K30076 chromosome B02, Araip1.1, whole genome shotgun sequence harbors:
- the LOC107625002 gene encoding TBC1 domain family member 17: MWKAECQRMVPMIGSGKFITTPLIDEDGYPIDKSLIGVQPSNKKVLQWMQVLHQIGLDVNRTDRALVFYESEANQAKLWDVLSVYAWLDDDIGYVQGMNDICSPLIILIENEADSYWCFDRAMRRMRENFRTSASSMGVQSQLATLSQIMKTVDPKLHEHLEDLDGGEYLFAFRMLMVLFRREFSFADTLYLWELIWGMEYNPNIFAKYEEPERAKANASPQTLSDKILKQYGKFERKNVKTGNAEESSALAVFVVASVLEIKHRRILNEAKGVDDVVQILGDITSNLDAKKACEEALKIQKKYLNKAQGKK